One window of the Leishmania panamensis strain MHOM/PA/94/PSC-1 chromosome 8 sequence genome contains the following:
- a CDS encoding small ubiquitin protein, putative (TriTrypDB/GeneDB-style sysID: LpmP.08.0480) encodes MENQGHNNQDPEGPTNNEAPAPVKAEAAAAVSAQQISLKVVNADGAEMFFKIKRGTQLKKLIDAYCKKQGISRGSVRFLFDGAPIDESKTPEDLGMEDDDVIDAMVEQTGGSGVGQR; translated from the coding sequence ATGGAGAATCAGGGCCACAACAACCAGGACCCCGAAGGGCCCACCAACAACGAGGCGCCGGCTCCGGTAAAGGCggaggccgctgctgccgtatCGGCGCAGCAGATTTCGCTGAAGGTTGTCAACGCCGACGGCGCAGAGATGTTCTTCAAGATCAAGCGAGGGACGCAGCTGAAGAAGTTGATCGACGCGTACTGTAAGAAGCAGGGCATTTCCCGCGGTAGCGTTCGTTTCCTGTTCGACGGCGCGCCGATTGATGAGAGCAAGACGCCGGAGGATTTGGGcatggaggacgacgacgtgaTAGACGCCATGGTGGAGCAGACAGGCGGGTCCGGGGTGGGACAGCGGTGA